One part of the Cyprinus carpio isolate SPL01 chromosome B12, ASM1834038v1, whole genome shotgun sequence genome encodes these proteins:
- the adprm gene encoding LOW QUALITY PROTEIN: manganese-dependent ADP-ribose/CDP-alcohol diphosphatase (The sequence of the model RefSeq protein was modified relative to this genomic sequence to represent the inferred CDS: substituted 1 base at 1 genomic stop codon) has product MEDRAPPVFVFGIIADIQYADIEDGLNYLRTRKRFYRNSLQLLRNATRRWEEQRVMCVLQLGDIIDGFNKSRSASEQALATVIGEFDKSPADVHHVWGNHEFYNFCRETLLASPLNSAAKAGSGSDLLADDIYAYEFSPAPGFRFVLLDAYDISVIGRDESSEKHTRSLKLLQEHNSNSDLNQPPVFNGLKQRFVKFNGGFSQEQLLWLDEVLTLADQKQERVTVFSKYTHFXMLLRSLCMVVFMFMGWNYDAMQSMLRSHKSVVCFMAGHDHDGGYYMDESGVHHITLEGVIETRPDSNAFGTVYVYEDQMVLKGNGRISDMVLKYP; this is encoded by the exons ATGGAGGATCGCGCGCCGCCAGTGTTCGTGTTCGGGATCATCGCGGACATACAGTACGCAGATATAGAGGACGGTTTAAATTATCTGAGAACGCGCAAACGCTTCTACAGGAACAGCCTCCAGCTGCTGCGTAACGCGACGCGCCGCTGGGAAGAGCAGCGCGTCATGTGCGTCCTTCAGCTGGGTGACATTATTGACGGGTTTAATAAGAGCCGCAGCGCTTCGGAACAGGCTCTAGCCACCGTTATCGGGGAGTTTGACAAGAGCCCGGCGGATGTGCATCACGTGTGGGGCAATCACGAGTTTTACAACTTCTGCAGGGAAACTCTACTCGCTTCCCCGCTCAACAGCGCGGCGAAAGCCGGGAGTGGTAGTGACCTACTAGCGGATGACATTTACGCGTACGAGTTCAGCCCCGCCCCCGGGTTTCGGTTCGTGCTTCTGGACGCCTATGACATCAGCGTGATCGGGAGAGACGAGAGCAGCGAGAAACACACACGATCATTGAAACTCCTGCAGGAACACAACAGCAACTCTGATCTCAATCAACCGCCAG TATTTAATGGCTTGAAACAAAGGTTTGTGAAATTTAATGGCGGATTCAGCCAAGAGCAGCTGCTGTGGCTCGATGAAGTCTTAACTCTTGCTGACCAGAAACAGGAGAGAGTAACTGTCTTTAGTAAGTATACACACTTTTAGATGCTTTTAAGATCTTTATGCATG gtaGTCTTCATGTTTATGGGTTGGAACTACGACGCCATGCAGTCCATGCTGCGCTCTCATAAGAGCGTGGTTTGCTTCATGGCGGGACACGATCATGATGGAGGATATTACATGGATGAGTCTGGTGTTCACCACATCACGCTGGAGGGGGTGATTGAAACGCGTCCAGACAGTAATGCCTTTGGTACGGTGTATGTCTATGAGGACCAGATGGTTCTAAAGGGCAACGGAAGGATATCAGACATGGTTCTCAAGTATCCATGA